A genomic stretch from Haloferax sp. Atlit-12N includes:
- the acs gene encoding acetate--CoA ligase, with protein sequence MADGDTELEARLVEQEEFEPSEEFVAQANVSDPAVYDEFEENWPECWEGAAEMLDWDEEYDEVLDDSNPPFYKWFTGGKLNVSYNCVDRHVENGDKNRVAIKWEGEHGETRTYTYQDLYREVNEFAAALRDLGVEEDDVVTLYMPMIPELPIAMLACARIGAPHSVVFGGFSADALATRMNSADSRFLVTCDGYYRRGDPLDHLDKANEGLDGVDHGVDATVVVDRLGDDGFGHDLKGNQHDWDDLLDEHAGERIDPVERDAEDMLFLMYTSGTTGQPKGVKHTTGGYLAYAAWTSHAVLDIEKEDTYWCSADIGWITGHSYIVYGPLALGTTTVMYEGTPDFPNRDRLWDIIEKYAVDIFYTAPTAIRAFMKWGSRFPEQHDLSSLRLLGTVGEPINPRAWKWYYKHIGNEECPVVDTWWQTETGGMMITTLPGIKKMKPGSAGPPLPGIDAQIVDTSGKQVDAGRAGYLTVNRPWPGMLRTLYKNDERFIQEYWQEYSDVDSDDPDDWVYFPEDGAKIDGDDYITILGRVDDVINVSGHRLGTMEIESAIVGVKGVAEAAVVGGNHEVKGEAVYAYVITEEGQDEDDQMRQRIIEGVEDAIGPIARPEMVVFTPELPKTRSGKIMRRLLEEIANGEDLGDTTTLRNPEIVESIQRQVESE encoded by the coding sequence ATGGCAGACGGTGACACCGAACTGGAGGCACGGCTGGTCGAGCAAGAGGAGTTCGAACCCTCCGAGGAGTTCGTCGCGCAAGCGAACGTCTCCGACCCGGCCGTCTACGACGAGTTCGAGGAGAACTGGCCGGAGTGTTGGGAGGGGGCCGCCGAGATGCTCGACTGGGACGAAGAGTACGACGAGGTGCTGGACGACTCGAATCCACCGTTCTACAAGTGGTTCACGGGTGGCAAACTCAACGTCTCGTACAACTGCGTCGACCGCCACGTCGAAAACGGGGACAAGAACCGCGTCGCCATCAAGTGGGAGGGTGAACACGGCGAGACGCGAACCTACACCTATCAGGACCTGTATCGCGAGGTGAACGAGTTCGCGGCGGCGCTACGCGACCTCGGCGTCGAGGAAGACGACGTGGTCACGCTCTACATGCCGATGATTCCCGAGCTGCCAATCGCCATGCTGGCCTGCGCCCGCATCGGCGCGCCACACTCGGTCGTCTTCGGTGGCTTCTCCGCCGACGCGCTGGCGACGCGGATGAACTCCGCGGACTCCCGGTTCCTCGTCACCTGCGACGGCTACTACCGCCGCGGCGACCCCCTCGACCACCTCGACAAGGCCAACGAGGGCCTCGACGGTGTCGACCACGGCGTCGATGCCACGGTCGTCGTCGACCGCCTCGGCGACGACGGCTTCGGCCACGACCTGAAGGGCAACCAGCACGACTGGGACGACCTCCTCGACGAGCACGCGGGCGAGCGCATCGACCCCGTCGAGCGCGACGCCGAGGACATGTTGTTCCTGATGTACACCTCGGGCACGACGGGCCAGCCGAAGGGCGTCAAGCACACCACCGGTGGCTACCTCGCGTACGCCGCGTGGACCTCTCACGCCGTGCTCGACATCGAGAAAGAAGACACCTACTGGTGTTCGGCCGACATCGGCTGGATTACGGGTCACTCCTACATCGTCTATGGCCCGCTGGCGCTCGGAACGACGACGGTGATGTACGAGGGGACGCCCGACTTCCCGAACCGCGACCGCCTGTGGGACATCATCGAGAAGTACGCGGTCGACATCTTCTACACTGCACCGACGGCGATTCGCGCGTTCATGAAGTGGGGCAGCAGGTTCCCCGAACAGCACGACCTGTCGAGCCTCCGCCTGCTCGGCACCGTGGGTGAGCCAATCAACCCGCGCGCGTGGAAGTGGTACTACAAGCACATCGGCAACGAGGAGTGTCCGGTCGTGGACACGTGGTGGCAGACCGAGACCGGCGGCATGATGATAACGACCTTACCGGGAATCAAGAAGATGAAACCCGGGTCCGCCGGGCCGCCGCTGCCGGGTATCGACGCCCAAATCGTCGACACGAGCGGGAAACAGGTCGACGCCGGACGGGCGGGCTACCTCACGGTGAACAGGCCGTGGCCGGGGATGCTCCGGACGCTCTACAAAAACGACGAGCGCTTCATCCAGGAGTACTGGCAAGAGTACTCCGACGTGGACAGTGACGACCCCGACGACTGGGTCTACTTCCCCGAGGACGGCGCGAAAATCGACGGCGACGACTACATCACCATCCTCGGACGGGTGGACGACGTTATCAACGTCTCGGGCCACCGCCTCGGGACGATGGAAATCGAGTCTGCCATCGTCGGCGTCAAGGGCGTCGCCGAGGCTGCCGTCGTCGGCGGGAACCACGAAGTGAAAGGCGAGGCCGTCTACGCCTACGTAATCACCGAGGAGGGACAGGACGAGGACGACCAGATGCGACAGCGCATCATCGAGGGCGTCGAGGACGCCATCGGTCCCATCGCCCGTCCCGAGATGGTCGTGTTCACGCCGGAACTGCCGAAGACGCGATCCGGGAAGATTATGCGCCGCCTCCTCGAGGAAATCGCGAACGGCGAGGACCTCGGCGACACGACGACGCTTCGGAACCCCGAAATCGTCGAGTCGATTCAGCGGCAGGTCGAAAGCGAGTAA
- a CDS encoding branched-chain amino acid ABC transporter permease, producing the protein MSLLSDVLVILLNGLQQGAIYVLLAVGLSIILGTLKFVNFAHGALYLIGTYAGLFVALNVPLSNGKLAEWGFSSFGLDIGFFAALIFVPIFVFGVGLLMERYLARAFYDRPDTDQILVTFGLAIVVQELFRVLFGSNSLPFEQPERILSFGSFAGLPVSGPIALPIVGNFPQWRLWVIGITAVLVALVYLLVEYTDFGLVVRAGTRDAEMVRLLGIKITRPYIVVFGIGAALAGVAGVVGGPLNVVNPTIGTNILVPAFLTVVIGGVGSIAGAVLGGIVFGLTTAALVSFAPAWSQVGLYAIAAIVLLTRPQGLLGDEEVSP; encoded by the coding sequence ATGAGCCTTCTGTCGGACGTGCTCGTCATCCTGCTCAACGGGCTGCAGCAGGGGGCTATCTACGTCCTCTTGGCGGTCGGTCTCTCCATCATCCTCGGCACGCTCAAGTTCGTCAACTTCGCGCACGGCGCGCTGTATCTCATCGGCACGTACGCGGGGCTGTTCGTCGCGCTGAACGTCCCGCTTTCGAACGGGAAACTCGCCGAGTGGGGCTTTTCGAGTTTCGGGCTCGACATCGGCTTCTTCGCCGCCCTGATTTTCGTCCCGATTTTCGTCTTCGGGGTCGGCCTGTTGATGGAGCGGTATCTCGCGCGGGCGTTCTACGACCGCCCCGACACCGACCAGATTCTCGTCACGTTCGGCCTCGCAATCGTCGTTCAGGAGCTGTTCCGCGTCCTGTTCGGCAGCAACAGTCTGCCGTTCGAACAGCCCGAGCGAATCCTCTCGTTCGGCTCGTTCGCCGGCTTGCCCGTCTCCGGCCCCATTGCCCTGCCCATCGTCGGCAACTTCCCGCAGTGGCGGCTCTGGGTCATCGGCATCACGGCCGTCCTCGTGGCGCTCGTGTACCTGCTCGTCGAGTACACCGACTTCGGTCTCGTCGTCCGCGCCGGGACCCGCGACGCCGAGATGGTCCGGCTCCTCGGCATCAAAATCACCCGTCCGTACATCGTGGTCTTCGGCATCGGCGCGGCGCTCGCCGGGGTGGCGGGCGTCGTCGGCGGCCCGCTGAACGTCGTTAATCCGACCATCGGGACGAACATCCTCGTCCCGGCGTTCCTGACGGTCGTCATCGGCGGGGTCGGAAGCATCGCCGGCGCGGTCCTCGGTGGTATCGTCTTCGGCCTCACGACGGCGGCGCTCGTCTCCTTCGCACCCGCGTGGTCGCAGGTCGGCCTGTACGCCATCGCGGCTATCGTCCTCCTGACGCGGCCGCAGGGCCTCCTCGGTGACGAAGAGGTGTCGCCATGA
- a CDS encoding branched-chain amino acid ABC transporter permease, with protein MSEKDANPSAKDALVGGTLFGRWEKLRGREGTVVGITAILVAVFPYLFARAPVVSGFLQGYQSLATLILIWGIFAIGFDLLLGYTGLLSFGHAAFWGGAAYAAGIVAKNVSGDPIVMVVSGTLFAVLLAWVLGFLSLRRGGIYFSILTLAFAQMFYYMAASPLAFLTNGENGLTGVEVGSFLGVIHLEADIPSVGGMLLGTWLYAFVGVFFVGAVAVAYRILNSPYGMVFRAIRENEQRAEFVGLNVWRYKLMAFIISGGFAGVAGSLFTIHGAYVPLQSLFWTESGDIVVMTVLGGAGSMFGPVLGVGLYLYIENIVSTIQALTIPFTDIVLVRDFGFYWHLLLGVVFVVVVWVVPDGLWGILNRLRELAVDLGSKAAKRLRARSENGGGGQ; from the coding sequence ATGAGCGAGAAGGACGCCAACCCGAGCGCGAAGGACGCGCTCGTCGGCGGCACCCTCTTCGGTCGCTGGGAGAAACTCCGCGGCCGCGAGGGGACGGTCGTCGGTATTACGGCCATTCTCGTCGCGGTGTTCCCGTACCTCTTCGCCCGCGCACCCGTCGTCTCGGGGTTCCTGCAGGGCTACCAGAGCCTCGCGACGCTCATCCTCATCTGGGGCATCTTCGCCATCGGCTTCGACCTGCTGCTCGGCTACACCGGACTGCTCTCGTTCGGCCACGCGGCCTTCTGGGGCGGTGCGGCGTACGCCGCGGGTATCGTCGCCAAGAACGTCAGCGGCGACCCCATCGTGATGGTCGTCTCGGGGACGCTGTTCGCCGTGCTCCTCGCATGGGTGCTCGGCTTCCTGTCGCTCCGTCGCGGCGGCATCTACTTCTCCATCCTCACGCTGGCGTTCGCACAGATGTTCTACTACATGGCCGCGTCGCCGCTGGCGTTCCTGACCAACGGCGAAAACGGGCTGACCGGCGTCGAGGTCGGCAGTTTCCTCGGCGTCATCCACCTCGAAGCCGACATCCCGTCCGTCGGTGGGATGCTCCTCGGAACGTGGCTCTACGCCTTCGTCGGCGTCTTCTTCGTCGGCGCGGTCGCGGTCGCCTACCGCATCCTCAACTCCCCGTACGGGATGGTGTTTCGCGCCATCCGCGAGAACGAACAGCGCGCTGAGTTCGTCGGACTCAACGTCTGGCGGTACAAGCTCATGGCGTTCATCATCTCGGGCGGGTTCGCGGGCGTCGCCGGGAGCCTCTTTACCATCCACGGGGCGTACGTCCCGCTCCAGTCGCTGTTCTGGACGGAGTCGGGCGACATCGTCGTCATGACCGTCCTCGGCGGCGCGGGCTCGATGTTCGGGCCGGTCCTCGGCGTGGGGCTCTACCTCTACATCGAGAACATCGTCAGCACCATCCAGGCGCTGACGATTCCCTTCACGGACATCGTGCTCGTCCGGGACTTCGGGTTCTACTGGCACCTGCTCTTGGGCGTCGTCTTCGTCGTGGTCGTCTGGGTCGTCCCGGACGGCCTGTGGGGCATCCTGAACCGGCTCCGCGAACTCGCGGTCGACCTCGGTTCGAAGGCGGCGAAGCGACTTCGTGCACGCTCCGAGAACGGAGGTGGCGGCCAATGA
- a CDS encoding Tat pathway signal protein has product MTDDTNGGFKPTRRSVLRLGAMSALGIGIGIPAVSGSVAATIDCPKTPGYWANHPETWPDEDLTIAGKEGSNEYWRGILLDPPKGDKAKIMLKHYIATVLNLRTLQSGCTSAEIKYGYYEGYTIEQVKNMAGTWLRHTSSWQNGRKQTRWYVKVDREMVDGEKLKDTLDAFNNNPASLGLDCGCDDR; this is encoded by the coding sequence ATGACAGACGACACGAACGGCGGATTCAAACCGACAAGACGCTCCGTGCTCCGACTCGGCGCGATGTCGGCGCTCGGCATCGGTATCGGCATCCCCGCAGTTTCCGGCTCCGTGGCCGCGACTATCGATTGTCCCAAGACGCCCGGCTACTGGGCGAACCACCCAGAAACGTGGCCCGACGAAGACCTGACAATCGCGGGGAAAGAGGGGTCGAACGAATACTGGCGGGGGATTCTACTCGACCCGCCGAAGGGAGACAAGGCGAAGATAATGCTGAAGCACTACATTGCCACCGTCCTCAACCTTCGGACGCTCCAATCGGGGTGCACCAGCGCGGAAATCAAGTATGGCTACTACGAGGGCTACACCATCGAGCAAGTCAAGAATATGGCCGGTACGTGGCTCAGACACACCTCGTCATGGCAGAACGGTAGAAAGCAGACGAGATGGTACGTCAAAGTCGACCGCGAGATGGTCGACGGCGAGAAGCTCAAAGACACCCTCGACGCGTTCAACAACAACCCTGCCTCACTCGGCCTCGACTGCGGCTGCGACGACCGCTGA
- a CDS encoding ABC transporter ATP-binding protein yields MSLLEIDGIDAYYGESHIIRNLSMSVEEGEICALLGRNGAGKTTTLRCIAGATPPDVREGNIRFKDDDITGIPAEDVSVRGISLVPEERRIFPNLSVAENLHLAEVVNNKSNTWGRSLSFGHKGMSTEEVYDQFPRLDERRDQRAGTLSGGEQQMLAIARALKQNTDLLLLDEPYEGLAPKIIEDVEDAVERISEAGTTILLVEQNAAAAIKLADRAYVIDQGGIVFDGTAEELRDDAETRERYLGV; encoded by the coding sequence ATGAGCCTCCTCGAAATCGACGGTATCGACGCCTACTACGGCGAGAGCCACATCATTCGTAACCTCTCGATGAGCGTCGAGGAGGGCGAGATATGCGCACTCCTCGGCCGCAACGGCGCGGGCAAGACCACCACGCTTCGCTGTATCGCCGGCGCGACGCCGCCGGACGTGCGGGAGGGCAACATCCGGTTCAAGGACGACGATATCACCGGCATCCCCGCCGAAGACGTCTCGGTCCGGGGCATCTCGCTGGTGCCCGAGGAGCGACGCATCTTCCCGAACCTCTCTGTCGCCGAGAACCTCCACCTCGCGGAGGTCGTCAACAACAAGTCGAACACGTGGGGCCGGTCGCTGTCGTTCGGCCACAAGGGGATGTCGACCGAGGAGGTCTACGACCAGTTCCCCCGACTGGACGAGCGGCGAGACCAGCGCGCGGGGACGCTTTCCGGCGGCGAACAGCAGATGCTCGCCATCGCGCGCGCCCTGAAGCAGAACACGGACCTGTTGCTCCTCGACGAGCCCTACGAGGGGCTCGCGCCGAAGATTATCGAGGACGTGGAGGACGCGGTCGAACGAATCAGCGAGGCGGGCACGACCATCCTCCTCGTCGAGCAGAACGCCGCGGCGGCCATCAAACTCGCCGACCGCGCGTACGTCATCGACCAAGGGGGCATCGTCTTCGACGGGACCGCGGAGGAACTCCGCGATGACGCCGAGACCCGCGAGCGGTATCTGGGGGTCTGA
- a CDS encoding long-chain-fatty-acid--CoA ligase, whose product MKKPLLVTEFLDRARRYYGDEEAVVATTGERFTYDELGERADGFSAALQSRGVEKGDRVAVLDPNTHYHLEAAYGSMQLGAVHMPLNYRLVPADFEYMLNDADVTAVYADYAFAEKIDEVRDEIPAEIFVTNDPEKAAESTDGEWLDFDELVAESTDYERPEMDEDDIITINYTSGTTGDPKGVCRTHRAETIHAYLISMHQDIADDDVYLWTLPMFHVNGWGHIYAITGHGAKHVCTRGVEAETVLDAIRDEDVSYLCAAPTVLNILMKHYREEGGVETTGASPVRAATAGAAPPEATIRTVEDKFGWRLMHVYGATETGPLITTSEAGRYLTDGDDRFGVKKKQGIGYLGTDVRVVDEDGTDVPRDDQTIGEIVVAGNQVMEKYWNKPEETEEAFSARLEGYYHMGDLAVVDENGFISIQDRKKDIIISGGENISSIELEDTLFDHDEVADVAVIPVPSDEWGESPKAFVVPTSGDPDAPGVTAEALVEFCRERIATYKVPKEIEFVAELPKTATGKIQKYELREREWEDEGRMVGEG is encoded by the coding sequence ATGAAGAAACCACTCCTGGTGACGGAGTTCCTCGACCGCGCGCGGCGGTACTACGGGGACGAGGAGGCGGTCGTGGCGACGACGGGCGAGCGCTTTACCTACGACGAACTCGGCGAGCGCGCCGACGGTTTCTCGGCGGCGCTCCAGTCCCGTGGCGTCGAGAAGGGCGACCGGGTCGCGGTGCTCGACCCCAACACGCACTACCACCTCGAAGCCGCCTACGGGTCGATGCAGTTGGGGGCCGTCCACATGCCGTTGAACTACCGGCTCGTCCCGGCCGACTTCGAGTACATGCTGAACGACGCGGACGTGACGGCCGTCTACGCCGACTACGCCTTCGCCGAGAAGATAGACGAGGTCCGCGACGAGATTCCCGCCGAGATTTTCGTCACGAACGACCCCGAGAAGGCCGCCGAATCGACCGACGGGGAGTGGCTCGACTTCGACGAACTGGTCGCGGAGTCGACCGACTACGAGCGGCCCGAGATGGACGAAGACGACATCATCACTATCAACTACACGTCGGGGACGACCGGCGACCCGAAGGGCGTCTGCCGCACCCACCGCGCGGAGACGATTCACGCCTATCTCATCTCGATGCACCAGGACATCGCGGATGACGACGTGTATCTCTGGACGCTTCCGATGTTCCACGTCAACGGCTGGGGTCACATCTACGCGATTACCGGCCACGGCGCGAAGCACGTCTGTACCCGCGGGGTGGAGGCGGAGACCGTGTTAGACGCCATCCGCGACGAGGACGTGTCGTATCTCTGCGCCGCGCCGACGGTGCTGAACATCCTGATGAAACACTACCGCGAGGAGGGTGGCGTCGAGACGACAGGTGCGAGCCCCGTCCGGGCGGCGACCGCCGGTGCGGCCCCGCCGGAGGCGACGATTCGGACTGTCGAAGATAAGTTCGGCTGGCGGCTCATGCACGTCTACGGGGCCACCGAGACTGGCCCGCTCATCACGACCTCGGAGGCCGGACGCTACCTGACGGACGGCGACGACCGCTTCGGCGTCAAGAAGAAACAGGGCATCGGCTACCTCGGCACCGACGTTCGCGTCGTCGACGAGGACGGCACCGACGTGCCGAGAGACGACCAAACCATCGGTGAAATCGTCGTCGCGGGCAACCAGGTGATGGAGAAGTACTGGAACAAACCCGAGGAGACGGAAGAGGCCTTCTCGGCGCGGCTGGAGGGCTACTACCACATGGGCGACCTCGCGGTCGTCGACGAGAACGGCTTCATCAGCATTCAGGACCGCAAGAAGGACATCATCATCTCCGGCGGCGAGAACATTTCCAGCATCGAACTGGAGGACACGCTGTTCGACCACGACGAGGTCGCCGACGTGGCGGTCATCCCCGTCCCGTCCGACGAGTGGGGCGAGTCGCCAAAGGCGTTCGTCGTGCCGACGAGCGGCGACCCCGACGCGCCGGGCGTCACCGCCGAGGCGCTCGTCGAGTTCTGTCGGGAGCGCATCGCGACGTACAAAGTGCCGAAGGAAATCGAGTTCGTCGCCGAACTCCCCAAGACCGCGACCGGGAAGATTCAGAAGTACGAACTGCGCGAGCGGGAGTGGGAAGACGAAGGGCGGATGGTCGGGGAAGGATAG
- a CDS encoding ABC transporter ATP-binding protein: MTLLETENLVKEFGGLVATDDVNLTVEEDERVSIIGPNGAGKSTLINLITRRLDPTSGDIRFKGESIVGLEPHQVVQRGVSKSFQTASIFPDLTVRENAEIAALAAERGAFGFEFLKHRDSLTDVHGVARDTLDSVGLLDRADTIATDLPYGDKRRLEIGIALASEPDLLLMDEPTAGMSPEETKSTVDLIERVKRDHGLTFVLVEHDMEIVFSISDRIVVLSRGGIIAEGTPDEIRGNEAVQEAYLGGVEL; encoded by the coding sequence ATGACGCTCCTCGAAACGGAGAACCTCGTCAAGGAGTTCGGCGGCCTCGTCGCGACCGACGACGTGAACCTCACCGTCGAGGAGGACGAACGCGTCTCCATCATCGGCCCGAACGGCGCGGGGAAATCGACGCTCATCAACCTCATCACGCGGCGACTCGACCCGACCAGCGGCGACATCCGGTTCAAAGGCGAGTCCATCGTCGGCCTCGAACCGCATCAGGTGGTCCAACGCGGCGTCTCGAAGTCGTTCCAGACCGCCTCCATCTTCCCCGACCTCACCGTCAGGGAAAACGCCGAAATCGCGGCGCTGGCAGCCGAGCGCGGCGCGTTCGGATTCGAGTTCCTGAAACACCGCGACAGCCTCACGGACGTACACGGCGTCGCCCGCGACACGCTCGACTCGGTCGGGCTGTTGGACCGCGCAGACACTATCGCGACCGACCTTCCCTACGGCGACAAGCGTCGCCTCGAAATCGGTATCGCACTCGCGAGCGAGCCCGACTTGCTCCTCATGGACGAACCGACCGCCGGCATGTCTCCCGAGGAGACGAAGTCGACGGTCGACCTCATCGAGCGGGTCAAACGCGACCACGGGCTCACGTTCGTCCTCGTCGAACACGACATGGAAATCGTCTTCAGCATCTCAGACCGCATCGTCGTCCTCAGCCGCGGCGGCATCATCGCCGAGGGAACCCCCGACGAGATTCGGGGCAACGAAGCCGTCCAAGAGGCCTACCTCGGAGGTGTCGAGCTATGA
- a CDS encoding substrate-binding protein, producing MAGLAGCTGGGDDSGGGGGGGGDDEYPALGNFPIEGDTATFGFNVPQSGPYASEGEDELRAYELAVKHLNEGGGWVDSQFDDLSGDGVLDYTIDHVDGDTATDADQARQSASGMIQRDDAIMISGGSSSAVAIAVQGLCQNEKVMFMCCLTHSNDTTGKDCVRYSFREMFNAYMTGQALAPVVRDAYGEDLQFYQLYADYSWGQTQQASMEQFMTDVAGWEQIESVATPLGTSDYSTYLSEAQSSGADVLILNHYGLDGANSMQQAIDAGIDEDMEIIVPLYNRPMAEAAGGAIEGIYGTVAWDSQIDNTPSQEFTQAFRDEYDRTPSGPAQLAYAQTLQYAAAVERAGTFYPPEVIRQLEDYEYDNIGMGAETMRGCDHQAQRDVPVVQGLPASEQSEGTYFNIVNITSRDDLGYACDAGPAAECELGSYE from the coding sequence TTGGCAGGGCTGGCGGGGTGCACCGGCGGCGGTGACGACAGCGGCGGCGGAGGTGGTGGCGGCGGAGACGACGAGTATCCGGCGCTGGGCAACTTCCCCATCGAGGGCGACACGGCCACGTTCGGGTTCAACGTCCCGCAGTCGGGACCGTACGCCTCGGAGGGTGAAGACGAACTTCGGGCGTACGAACTCGCGGTGAAGCACCTCAACGAGGGCGGTGGCTGGGTCGACTCGCAGTTCGACGACCTCTCCGGCGACGGCGTCCTCGACTACACCATCGACCACGTGGACGGGGACACGGCCACGGACGCCGACCAGGCGCGGCAGTCCGCCTCGGGGATGATTCAGCGCGACGACGCCATCATGATTTCCGGCGGGTCGTCCTCGGCGGTCGCCATCGCGGTGCAGGGGCTGTGTCAAAACGAGAAAGTCATGTTCATGTGCTGTCTGACGCACTCGAACGACACCACCGGAAAGGACTGCGTCCGCTACTCCTTCCGCGAGATGTTCAACGCCTACATGACGGGGCAGGCGCTCGCACCGGTCGTCCGCGACGCCTACGGCGAAGACCTGCAGTTCTACCAGCTCTACGCCGACTACAGTTGGGGGCAGACCCAGCAGGCGTCGATGGAGCAGTTCATGACGGACGTCGCCGGGTGGGAGCAGATCGAGTCGGTCGCAACACCGCTCGGGACGTCCGACTACTCGACGTACCTCTCGGAGGCACAGAGCTCCGGTGCGGACGTGCTCATCTTGAACCACTACGGCCTCGACGGCGCGAACTCCATGCAGCAGGCCATCGACGCCGGCATCGACGAGGACATGGAAATCATCGTTCCGCTGTACAACCGCCCGATGGCAGAGGCTGCCGGCGGCGCGATAGAGGGTATCTACGGCACCGTCGCGTGGGACTCGCAGATAGACAACACGCCGTCGCAGGAGTTCACGCAGGCGTTCCGAGACGAGTACGACCGGACGCCATCGGGGCCCGCTCAACTGGCGTACGCACAGACGCTCCAGTACGCGGCCGCCGTCGAGCGCGCGGGCACGTTCTACCCGCCGGAGGTCATCAGACAGCTCGAAGACTACGAGTACGACAACATCGGCATGGGTGCGGAGACGATGCGCGGCTGTGACCACCAAGCGCAGCGAGACGTGCCGGTCGTCCAGGGCCTTCCCGCCTCCGAGCAGAGCGAGGGGACGTACTTCAACATCGTCAACATCACCAGCCGCGACGACCTCGGCTACGCGTGCGACGCCGGGCCGGCGGCCGAGTGTGAACTCGGGTCCTACGAGTAG
- a CDS encoding methylmalonyl-CoA mutase, whose amino-acid sequence MYDEEDLASIREARDEWESETRDPFLEKGGERKDRFATVSNHEVDDLYTPDDVADLDYESDLGFPGESPYTRGVYPTMYRGRTWTMRQFAGFGTAKETNERFHYLIENGQTGLSTAFDMPSLMGKDSDDPLSDGEVGKEGVAVDTLRDMEVLFDGIDIGEVTTSFTINPSAPVVFAMYVALADNRGVSRDRIGGTFQNDMLKEFIAQKEWVIPPEPSLKLVTDTVEFAAEETPRIRPISVSGYHIREAGSTAVQELAFTLADGFAYVEDAVDRGLDVDEFAPQLSFFFNSHNSIFEEVAKFRAARRIYHDVMSEWYDAEDERSKQLKFHTQTAGQSLTAQQPLNNIVRVTIQALAGVLGGTQSLHTNSFDEALALPSEEAVTVALRTQQIIAEESGAADVIDPLGGSFFVETLTDEIEAEAMAYIEEIREMGDGSVRDGVLAGIDEGYYHREISEASYEYQSRVEDGEEIVVGVNKYDTDDDSRPDLLHVEDEVQDRQLSRLESVKEDRDDEAVEAALDELRETVRNGGNVMPVLVDAAKEYVTMGEIMGVFAEEYGTYRETIGVM is encoded by the coding sequence ATGTACGACGAGGAGGATTTGGCGTCCATCCGCGAGGCGCGCGACGAGTGGGAATCGGAGACCCGCGACCCCTTCTTGGAGAAGGGCGGCGAGCGCAAAGACCGGTTCGCCACCGTCTCTAACCACGAGGTAGACGACCTCTACACGCCCGACGACGTGGCCGACCTCGACTACGAGTCGGACCTCGGCTTCCCCGGCGAGTCCCCGTACACGCGCGGGGTGTACCCCACGATGTACCGCGGGCGGACGTGGACCATGCGGCAGTTCGCCGGCTTCGGCACGGCGAAAGAGACCAACGAGCGCTTCCACTATCTCATCGAGAACGGCCAGACCGGCCTCTCGACGGCGTTCGACATGCCCTCGCTCATGGGCAAGGACTCCGACGACCCGCTTTCGGACGGCGAGGTCGGAAAGGAGGGCGTCGCGGTCGACACCCTCCGCGACATGGAGGTGCTGTTCGACGGCATCGACATCGGCGAGGTGACGACCTCCTTCACCATCAACCCCTCCGCGCCGGTCGTCTTCGCGATGTACGTCGCGCTCGCGGACAACCGCGGCGTCTCCCGCGACCGAATCGGCGGCACCTTCCAGAACGACATGCTCAAGGAGTTCATCGCGCAGAAGGAGTGGGTCATCCCGCCGGAACCGTCGCTCAAACTCGTCACCGACACGGTCGAGTTCGCCGCCGAGGAGACCCCGCGCATCCGGCCTATCTCGGTGTCGGGCTACCACATCCGCGAGGCCGGGTCGACGGCGGTACAGGAACTCGCCTTTACCCTTGCCGACGGTTTCGCCTACGTCGAAGACGCGGTGGACCGCGGTCTCGACGTGGACGAGTTCGCCCCCCAGCTGTCGTTTTTCTTCAACTCCCACAACTCCATCTTCGAGGAGGTTGCGAAGTTCCGCGCCGCCCGCCGCATCTACCACGACGTGATGTCGGAGTGGTACGACGCCGAAGACGAGCGCTCGAAGCAGTTGAAGTTCCACACCCAGACGGCGGGACAGTCGCTGACGGCCCAACAGCCGCTCAACAACATCGTCCGCGTGACGATTCAGGCGCTCGCGGGCGTCCTCGGCGGCACGCAGTCGCTCCACACGAACAGCTTCGACGAGGCGCTGGCGCTCCCCTCAGAGGAGGCCGTCACCGTCGCGCTCCGCACTCAGCAGATAATCGCCGAGGAGTCGGGCGCGGCCGACGTCATCGACCCCCTCGGTGGGAGCTTCTTCGTTGAGACGCTGACCGACGAAATCGAGGCCGAGGCGATGGCCTACATCGAGGAGATTCGGGAGATGGGCGACGGCTCCGTCCGTGACGGTGTCCTCGCCGGCATCGACGAGGGCTACTACCACCGCGAGATTAGCGAGGCGTCCTACGAGTATCAGTCGCGAGTCGAAGACGGCGAGGAAATCGTCGTCGGCGTCAACAAGTACGACACCGACGACGACAGTCGCCCCGACCTGCTGCACGTCGAAGACGAGGTGCAGGACCGACAGCTCTCGCGCCTCGAATCCGTCAAGGAAGACCGCGACGACGAGGCGGTCGAAGCCGCCCTCGACGAACTCCGCGAGACGGTCCGAAACGGGGGGAACGTCATGCCGGTGCTTGTCGACGCCGCCAAGGAGTACGTCACGATGGGTGAGATCATGGGCGTGTTCGCCGAAGAGTACGGCACCTACCGCGAGACCATCGGCGTGATGTGA